CCCCAAAACGTGACTGGTCCCCACCCTGTTCCCATCTtggtgccagtgccagccctctCTCACTGGGGTcccacccagcacccccaaactgcccatgCTGGGACATCCCACCACTGCTGgcaccagctgggctggaatgggacaaaGACACTCATAGAAAAGTAACAGGAAATATGTACAGAGAGTGagtgcagggcacagggtgggcacaggggtgcTGGCACCTGTCACTTTGGCACCCAGTGGTGCCCAGCCAGGTGGGCtcccctgtggcactgcccctgctcctgggggctATAGGTTGGTGATGTAAACCTGCAGCCCGTTGGCTGCTGTGCGGGCAGAGCCTTTCTGGGACCCCCCTGCCCAGACATCCACCACACTCTCATAGAGGTTCTCAGgcacacagcccttccctggcttGGCCCCTTTTGCTGCCTTCTTCCAGTGAATGTCCACAGCCTCGTAGTCAGGCTCGGGGCCACGGGCCTGGGCAGTCCATGCTCTGTCATTGATGGACTCATAACAGGGGTcaggggggcctggggctgccGGGGCCCCCTCCTGCTGGCACGGGGGTGGCCCCCCAGATCCCCCGTCCTTCACAGCCCTTGGGGTTGATGCAGGGACCTGGGATTTCTTCTTGGTGGCTTTGCACACTGTTGAATAcatctcctccagctgcaaaaggaaattttttttttgggtggagGTTTGGGGCCAAtccctgcccactgcagggTACCCTCATGATTTTGTTCCCCCCATCTTCTGACAGCACCCCAGGAGGATGCTGGCAGTGCATCCTAACTTATACCCTGCCCCACacatgggcacagccaggagagatGGAATTAAATAACCCCCCCACCatgtgccccatccctgctgtcccccagagTGTACCTTGGCATGAGGGGCACTGCCTGTGCCATCCCAGCCGTGCTGTGCTCCAGAGGgtcctgccacagccccatcctgcaCCTCCACCGACACCACCTTCTTCACTTTATGGACACAGGCGTAATCAGCTGCGCCGTGCCCAGCCCgtggaggggacagctgggtgCCAGCTGGCATGGGGGGCACcggggtgacactggggggcACCGGGGTGCCCTCGTCCCCCACTGCCAGGCACTCATAGACAGCGTCTGGCGCCGGTTTGCGCAGAGGGGTGAAGAGCAGGTTGGAGTAGGTCTggtcaggggctggggaggtggCCGGGGGCTCAGGGACGGGGATCTGGGGCAGCTCACGGTGCAGGAggccagagctgtgcagggattCACCCCCAGGGGCCGCGGCACCGGGGAGATCCAGGCTGGCCGGACGCTGGACTGtgggagagaagaggaaatgaGGGGATGCAGCAGGCaccaagccctgtgccagcgCTGTGGCACGTCTGTGATGGGCATGATGGGCAGCTTGGGgactgcagggagctgccaagGGCCACCAGCCCCTCgggctccccctgctccagggcactCACCATCCCTGACCTTCACCCGGTACAGCTCGTGCAGCTTCGTGTCCGACTTGCTGAGTGAGCGCAGCTGTgtctggcagagcagggcctgaTGGGGGGACAGACaccctc
This genomic window from Zonotrichia leucophrys gambelii isolate GWCS_2022_RI chromosome 20, RI_Zleu_2.0, whole genome shotgun sequence contains:
- the LIME1 gene encoding lck-interacting transmembrane adapter 1, which encodes MAAASGEGTAGTRLLPAGTALALLGGLVYLGTLCAACKRKGRKKVALDGVKLVEEALLCQTQLRSLSKSDTKLHELYRVKVRDVQRPASLDLPGAAAPGGESLHSSGLLHRELPQIPVPEPPATSPAPDQTYSNLLFTPLRKPAPDAVYECLAVGDEGTPVPPSVTPVPPMPAGTQLSPPRAGHGAADYACVHKVKKVVSVEVQDGAVAGPSGAQHGWDGTGSAPHAKLEEMYSTVCKATKKKSQVPASTPRAVKDGGSGGPPPCQQEGAPAAPGPPDPCYESINDRAWTAQARGPEPDYEAVDIHWKKAAKGAKPGKGCVPENLYESVVDVWAGGSQKGSARTAANGLQVYITNL